A genomic region of Spea bombifrons isolate aSpeBom1 chromosome 9, aSpeBom1.2.pri, whole genome shotgun sequence contains the following coding sequences:
- the LOC128504740 gene encoding protein transport protein Sec23A translates to MTTFLEFIQQNEDRDGVRFSWNVWPSSRLEATRMVVPVASLFTPLKERPDLPPIQYEPVLCSRTTCRAVLNPLCQVDYRAKLWACNFCYQRNQFPPTYAGISEVNQPAELLPQFSSIEYVVQRGPHMPLIFLYVVDTCMEDDDLQALKESMQMSLSLLPPTALVGLITFGRMVHVHELGCEGISKSYVFRGTKDVSAKQLQEMLSLTKPAATQVGRGPQVQQPPPSNRFLQPVQNIDMNLTDLLGELQRDPWPVTQSKRPLRSSGAALSIAVGLLECTFPNTGARIMMFIGGPATQGPGMVVGDELKTPIRSWHDIEKDNAKYVKKATKHFEALANRAAVSGHVIDIYACALDQTGLLEMKCCTNLTGGYMVMGDSFNTSLFKQTFQRVFTKEAQGQFKMAFGGTLEIKTSRELKISGAIGPCVSLNAKGPCVSENEIGTGGTCQWKICGLSTSTTLAVYFEVVNQHNAPIPQGGRGAIQFVTQYQHSSGQRRIRVTTIARNWADAQTQIQNIAASFDQEAAAILMARLAVYRAETEEGPDVLRWLDRQLIRLCQKFGEYHKDDPNSFRFSETFSLYPQFMFHLRRSPFLQVFNNSPDESSYYRHHFMRQDLTQSLIMIQPILYSYSFSGPPEPVLLDSSSILPDRILLMDTFFQILIYHGETIAQWRKAGYQDMPEYDNFRHLLQAPLDDGQEILQSRFPMPRYVDTEHGGSQARFLLSKVNPSQTHNNMYGWGQESGAPILTDDVSLQVFMDHLKKLAVSSAA, encoded by the exons ATGACGACCTTCCTGGAGTTTATTCAGCAGAATGAAGACAGAGATGGTGTACGATTCAGTTGGAATGTTTGGCCATCAAGCCGCCTGGAAGCCACTCGAATGGTGGTCCCGGTAGCCTCTCTATTCACACCACTAAAAGAAAGGCCTGACCTACCCCCTATACAGTATGAACCAGTGCTCTGCAGCAGGACAACATGTAGGGCAGTGCTGAATCCTTTGTG CCAAGTGGATTATCGAGCAAAACTTTGGGCTTGCAACTTTTGCTACCAGCGAAATCAG TTCCCACCTACATACGCTGGTATTTCTGAAGTGAATCAACCCGCCGAGCTCCTGCCGCAGTTTTCCAGCATTGAATATGTTGTCCAG AGAGGTCCCCACATGCCATTGATCTTTCTTTACGTGGTGGATACTTGCATGGAAGATGACGACTTACAGGCTTTGAAGGAGTCAATGCAGATGTCTCTCAGCTTGCTGCCACCTACAGCCCTGGTGGGGTTGATCACTTTTGGACGGATGGTTCATGTGCACGAATTGGGTTGTGAAGGCATCTCCAAAAGCTATGTTTTCCGAGGGACCAAGGATGTGTCTGCGAAACAGCTCCAG gaAATGTTGTCACTTACAAAACCAGCTGCTACTCAGGTAGGACGTGGGCCGCAAGTTCAGCAACCTCCACCTTCCAACAG ATTCTTGCAGCCAGTACAAAACATAGACATGAATCTCACTGACCTGTTGGGAGAGCTGCAGCGGGACCCCTGGCCAGTCACACAAAGcaagagacctctgagatcgTCAGGAGCTGCTCTTTCCATAGCTGTTGGGCTTCTCGAG TGTACCTTTCCGAACACTGGTGCTCGGATTATGATGTTTATTGGAGGTCCAGCCACACAAGGTCCTGGCATGGTAGTGGGAGATGAGCTAAAGACACCTATCCGTTCCTGGCACGACATTGAAAAAGACAATGCTAAATATGTCAAAAAAGCAACCAAG cATTTCGAAGCACTTGCAAACCGTGCTGCTGTGTCCGGCCATGTGATTGACATCTACGCTTGCGCGCTGGATCAGACTGGGCTCTTGGAAATGAAATGCTGCACAAATCTTACAGG TGGGTACATGGTGATGGGAGACTCCTTCAACACCTCCCTTTTCAAACAAACATTTCAGAGGGTATTTACCAAGGAGGCACAGGGCCAATTCAAGATGGCGTTTGGCGGCACCTTAGAAATTAAG ACCTCAAGAGAACTGAAGATTTCGGGAGCTATTGGGCCTTGTGTGTCTCTCAATGCCAAGGGACCATGTGTATCTGAAAAT GAGATCGGTACCGGTGGAACTTGTCAGTGGAAAATCTGTGGGCTCAGTACATCCACAACCCTTGCTGTATATTTTGAGGTCGTCAACCAG CACAATGCTCCCATTCCACAAGGGGGACGTGGTGCAATCCAGTTTGTGACACAGTACCAACACTCCAGCGGACAGAGACGGATCCGTGTAACCACCATTGCAAGAAA ctgggCCGATGCTCAGACACAGATCCAAAACATCGCAGCGTCTTTTGATCAAGAAGCCGCAGCTATACTCATGGCCAGGCTGGCGGTGTACAGGGCGGAAACCGAAGAAGGTCCTGATGTCCTAAGGTGGCTGGACAGGCAGCTCATTCGACTG TGTCAGAAATTTGGAGAATACCACAAGGATGACCCCAACTCTTTCCGGTTTTCAGAGACTTTTTCTCTCTACCCGCAA TTTATGTTCCATTTGAGGAGATCCCCGTTCCTTCAAGTTTTTAATAACAGTCCGGATGAAAGTTCCTATTACAGACATCACTTCATGCGTCAAGATCTCACCCAGTCCTTGATAATGATACAGCCTATTCTGTATTCCTACTCCTTTAGCGGACCACCAGAG CCTGTGTTGCTAGACAGCAGCAGTATTCTCCCTGATAGGATCCTCTTGATGGACACATTTTTCCAGATTCTTATTTATCATGGCGAG ACTATTGCCCAGTGGAGAAAGGCCGGCTATCAAGACATGCCAGAATACGACAATTTCCGTCACCTATTGCAGGCCCCGCTGGATGATGGGCAGGAGATTCTCCAGTCGCGCTTCCCAATGCCTCGCTACGTAGACACCGAGCACGGAGGCAGTCAG gctCGTTTCCTGCTTTCTAAAGTGAATCCATCCCAGACCCATAACAACATGTATGGATGGGGACAG GAGTCTGGAGCGCCCATTCTTACAGATGATGTCAGCCTTCAAGTTTTTATGGATCATCTGAAGAAATTAGCGGTTTCCAGCGCTGCTTAA